One Brachybacterium aquaticum genomic region harbors:
- the atpA gene encoding F0F1 ATP synthase subunit alpha, translated as MAELTISPEEIRNALDTAVSTYQAGATEREEVGRVSEAADGIARVEGLPNVMANELVRFEDGTLGLALNLELREIGVVVLGEFAGIEEGQQVRRTGQVLSVPVGDGYLGRVVDPVGNPIDGLGEIATVGRRALELQAPTVMQRKAVKEPMQTGLKAIDAMTPIGRGQRQLIIGDRQTGKTAIGIDTILNQKANWETGDPEKQVRCIYVAVGQKGSTIASVRATLEENGAMEYTTIVAAPASDPAGFKYIAPYTGSAIGQHWMYEGKHVLIIFDDLSKQAEAYRAVSLLLRRPPGREAYPGDVFYLHSRLLERCAKLSDEMGGGSMTGLPIIETKANDVSAYIPTNVISITDGQCFLQSDLFNANQRPAVDVGISVSRVGGSAQTKAMKSVSGTLKIDLAQYRDLEAFAMFASDLDAASKQQLSRGARLMELLKQSQYSPFPMEEQVVSIWAGTRGKFDDIEVEDVREFEGQLLEHLRHNGGVLEAIRTSGKFESSTEEELSSILEQVKKDFLAGKSEGSARNDESGRLASDQIEQEQIVRG; from the coding sequence ATGGCTGAGCTCACGATCAGCCCGGAGGAGATCCGGAACGCCCTGGACACCGCGGTGTCCACCTACCAGGCAGGCGCCACGGAGCGCGAGGAGGTCGGCCGCGTCAGCGAGGCCGCCGACGGCATCGCTCGCGTCGAGGGCCTGCCCAACGTCATGGCCAACGAGCTCGTCCGCTTCGAGGACGGCACCCTCGGCCTCGCCCTGAACCTCGAGCTGCGCGAGATCGGCGTGGTCGTGCTCGGCGAGTTCGCCGGCATCGAGGAGGGCCAGCAGGTCCGCCGCACCGGCCAGGTGCTCTCCGTCCCGGTCGGCGACGGCTACCTCGGCCGCGTGGTCGACCCGGTCGGCAACCCGATCGACGGCCTCGGCGAGATCGCCACCGTCGGCCGCCGCGCCCTCGAGCTCCAGGCCCCCACGGTCATGCAGCGCAAGGCCGTCAAGGAGCCGATGCAGACCGGTCTGAAGGCCATCGACGCGATGACCCCGATCGGCCGCGGCCAGCGCCAGCTGATCATCGGTGACCGCCAGACCGGCAAGACCGCGATCGGCATCGACACCATCCTGAACCAGAAGGCCAACTGGGAGACCGGCGACCCCGAGAAGCAGGTCCGCTGCATCTACGTCGCCGTCGGCCAGAAGGGCTCGACGATCGCCTCCGTGCGCGCCACCCTCGAGGAGAACGGCGCGATGGAGTACACCACCATCGTCGCGGCCCCCGCCTCCGACCCCGCGGGCTTCAAGTACATCGCCCCCTACACCGGCTCGGCCATCGGCCAGCACTGGATGTACGAGGGCAAGCACGTCCTGATCATCTTCGACGACCTCTCCAAGCAGGCCGAGGCCTACCGCGCCGTGTCGCTGCTGCTGCGCCGCCCGCCGGGCCGCGAGGCGTACCCCGGTGACGTGTTCTACCTGCACTCCCGCCTTCTCGAGCGCTGCGCCAAGCTCAGCGACGAGATGGGCGGTGGCTCGATGACCGGCCTGCCGATCATCGAGACCAAGGCGAACGACGTCTCGGCGTACATCCCGACCAACGTCATCTCGATCACCGACGGCCAGTGCTTCCTGCAGTCGGACCTGTTCAACGCGAACCAGCGCCCGGCGGTCGACGTCGGCATCTCGGTCTCCCGCGTCGGCGGCTCCGCGCAGACCAAGGCCATGAAGTCGGTCTCGGGCACCCTGAAGATCGACCTCGCCCAGTACCGCGACCTCGAGGCCTTCGCCATGTTCGCCTCGGACCTGGATGCCGCTTCCAAGCAGCAGCTCAGCCGCGGTGCGCGCCTCATGGAGCTGCTCAAGCAGTCCCAGTACTCGCCCTTCCCGATGGAGGAGCAGGTCGTCTCGATCTGGGCCGGCACCCGCGGCAAGTTCGACGACATCGAGGTGGAGGACGTCCGCGAGTTCGAGGGGCAGCTGCTCGAGCACCTGCGCCACAACGGCGGCGTGCTCGAGGCCATCCGCACCTCCGGCAAGTTCGAGTCCTCCACCGAGGAGGAGCTCAGCTCCATCCTCGAGCAGGTCAAGAAGGACTTCCTTGCCGGCAAGAGCGAGGGCTCTGCCCGCAACGACGAGAGCGGCCGCCTCGCGTCCGACCAGATCGAGCAGGAGCAGATCGTCCGCGGCTGA
- a CDS encoding F0F1 ATP synthase subunit gamma, whose product MGAQQRVYKQKIRSAQGMKKIFKAKEMVAASRIAKAHARVTATTPYAEALTRAIGSVASHSDEIRHPFLDADRHETGRAGILMITADRGMTGPYSHNVIRAAEQLANTLRDQGKEPVMYVVGRKGDSYYRFRNRPPQHSWTPYKENELPELGREIAKLVTQDLLSEDPAVHLDELYVVGTRFESRFQQYTKSIRMVPMGLVEAESEEHRPVYPLYEFAPDADTVIEELLPRYIRSRITNILLQAMASEHASTQRAMKTATDNAETQIRKFTRMANSARQAEITQEITEIVGGADALSGSGRTER is encoded by the coding sequence ATGGGAGCCCAGCAGAGGGTTTACAAGCAGAAGATCCGCTCCGCCCAGGGGATGAAGAAGATCTTCAAGGCCAAGGAGATGGTCGCGGCCTCGCGCATCGCCAAGGCCCACGCCCGGGTGACGGCGACGACCCCCTATGCCGAGGCGCTCACGCGCGCGATCGGTTCGGTCGCGTCCCACTCCGACGAGATCAGGCATCCGTTCCTGGATGCCGACCGGCACGAGACCGGCCGCGCGGGGATCCTCATGATCACTGCCGACCGCGGCATGACCGGCCCCTACTCGCACAACGTGATCCGCGCTGCCGAGCAGCTCGCGAACACCCTGCGCGACCAGGGCAAGGAGCCCGTGATGTACGTGGTGGGCCGCAAGGGCGACTCGTACTACCGCTTCCGCAACCGCCCGCCGCAGCACTCGTGGACCCCCTACAAGGAGAACGAGCTTCCGGAGCTGGGCCGCGAGATCGCCAAGCTGGTCACGCAGGACCTCCTCAGCGAGGACCCCGCGGTGCACCTGGACGAGCTGTACGTGGTCGGCACCCGCTTCGAGTCCCGCTTCCAGCAGTACACCAAGTCCATCCGCATGGTGCCGATGGGTCTGGTCGAGGCCGAGAGCGAGGAGCACCGCCCGGTGTACCCGCTGTACGAGTTCGCCCCCGATGCCGACACCGTCATCGAGGAGCTGCTCCCGCGGTACATCCGCTCGCGCATCACCAACATCCTGCTGCAGGCCATGGCCTCGGAGCACGCCTCCACGCAGCGCGCCATGAAGACCGCCACCGACAACGCGGAGACCCAGATCCGCAAGTTCACGCGGATGGCGAACTCCGCCCGTCAGGCAGAGATCACCCAGGAGATCACGGAGATCGTCGGCGGCGCCGACGCGCTCTCGGGATCCGGCCGCACCGAACGCTGA
- the atpD gene encoding F0F1 ATP synthase subunit beta, with protein MTTTIDSQDTAPAAPVATGRVARVTGAVIDIEFPPGNIPDLYNALQIHISAEGSGLEDSTLTLETAQHLGDGMVRAIALKPTDGVVRGQDVVDTGAAISVPVGDATLGTVFDVVGTPLNKPASELKVTERWPIHRKAPNFDELESKTTMFETGIKSIDLLTPYVQGGKIGLFGGAGVGKTVLIQEMIYRVANNHDGVSVFAGVGERTREGWDLIEEMTESGVIDKTALVFGQMDEPPGTRLRVALSALTMAEYFRDVQSQDVLLFIDNIFRFTQAGSEVSTLLGRMPSAVGYQPNLADEMGVLQERITSTRGHSITSMQAIYVPADDYTDPAPATTFAHLDATTELSREIASRGLYPAIDPLASTSRILDPRYVGQDHYDTAVRVKQVLQRNKELQDIIAMLGVDELSEEDKVIVSRARRIQQFLSQNTHLAKQFTGVDGSDVPLKDTIEGFKGICDGEFDHITESAFFNVGGIDMVLENQHRIDKELGK; from the coding sequence ATGACCACCACCATCGACAGCCAGGACACCGCCCCCGCGGCGCCGGTCGCCACCGGCCGCGTCGCCCGCGTCACCGGCGCGGTCATCGACATCGAGTTCCCCCCGGGGAACATCCCCGACCTCTACAACGCGCTGCAGATCCACATCTCGGCCGAGGGCTCGGGCCTGGAGGACTCGACCCTGACCCTCGAGACCGCCCAGCACCTCGGCGACGGCATGGTCCGCGCCATCGCGCTGAAGCCCACCGACGGCGTGGTCCGCGGCCAGGACGTCGTGGACACCGGCGCGGCCATCTCCGTGCCCGTCGGCGATGCGACCCTCGGCACCGTGTTCGACGTGGTCGGCACCCCGCTGAACAAGCCTGCCTCCGAGCTGAAGGTGACCGAGCGCTGGCCCATCCACCGCAAGGCCCCCAACTTCGACGAGCTCGAGTCGAAGACCACCATGTTCGAGACCGGCATCAAGTCGATCGACCTTCTCACCCCCTACGTGCAGGGCGGCAAGATCGGCCTGTTCGGCGGCGCGGGCGTGGGCAAGACGGTGCTCATCCAGGAGATGATCTACCGCGTGGCCAACAACCACGACGGCGTCTCCGTGTTCGCCGGCGTGGGCGAGCGCACCCGTGAGGGCTGGGACCTCATCGAGGAGATGACCGAGTCCGGCGTCATCGACAAGACCGCGCTGGTCTTCGGCCAGATGGACGAGCCGCCGGGGACGCGTCTGCGCGTGGCGCTGTCCGCGCTGACCATGGCGGAGTACTTCCGCGATGTGCAGAGCCAGGACGTGCTGCTGTTCATCGACAACATCTTCCGCTTCACCCAGGCGGGCTCCGAGGTCTCCACGCTGCTGGGCCGCATGCCCTCCGCAGTGGGCTACCAGCCCAACCTCGCCGACGAGATGGGTGTGCTCCAGGAGCGCATCACCTCGACCCGCGGTCACTCGATCACCTCCATGCAGGCGATCTACGTCCCGGCCGACGACTACACCGACCCGGCCCCGGCGACCACCTTCGCCCACCTGGACGCGACCACCGAGCTCTCCCGCGAGATCGCCTCGCGCGGTCTGTACCCCGCGATCGACCCGCTGGCCTCCACCTCCCGCATCCTCGACCCGCGCTACGTGGGCCAGGACCACTACGACACCGCGGTGCGCGTGAAGCAGGTGCTCCAGCGCAACAAGGAGCTCCAGGACATCATCGCGATGCTCGGCGTCGACGAGCTCTCCGAGGAGGACAAGGTCATCGTGTCGCGGGCGCGACGCATCCAGCAGTTCCTCTCGCAGAACACCCACCTCGCCAAGCAGTTCACCGGTGTGGACGGCTCGGACGTCCCGCTCAAGGACACCATCGAGGGCTTCAAGGGCATCTGCGACGGCGAGTTCGATCACATCACCGAGTCGGCCTTCTTCAACGTCGGCGGCATCGACATGGTGCTGGAGAACCAGCACCGCATCGACAAGGAGCTCGGCAAGTGA
- a CDS encoding F0F1 ATP synthase subunit epsilon, translating to MSSLDVTFVTADRTVWTGQAAQVVVPAVDGSMGILPAMVPTLAILGTGTVRIIDEDGHVDERTVSGGFVSVDADVVTIGVDDAEAVASGDARL from the coding sequence GTGAGCTCGCTCGACGTCACCTTCGTGACCGCGGACCGGACCGTGTGGACCGGCCAGGCCGCGCAGGTCGTCGTGCCCGCCGTCGATGGCTCGATGGGCATCCTGCCCGCGATGGTCCCGACCCTCGCGATCCTCGGCACCGGCACGGTGCGGATCATCGACGAGGACGGACACGTCGACGAGAGGACCGTGTCCGGCGGCTTCGTCTCCGTGGACGCGGACGTGGTCACCATCGGCGTGGACGACGCGGAGGCTGTCGCCTCCGGTGACGCCCGCCTCTGA
- a CDS encoding DUF2550 domain-containing protein, with the protein MNDSSIPILLLGIGMLVVVLAALLLIIRQIAMSRSRGVFECSLQRRGLVGGEKWQHGLMRFGTDRLRWFRAFSLRLRPEVVIRRGEILEVNRRRLEARVDGDAESYLLEFTLSGGREIQAIVDLASGAAMNSWLEAAPTGMVVGDAD; encoded by the coding sequence ATGAACGACTCGAGCATCCCGATTCTCCTCCTGGGGATCGGGATGCTCGTCGTCGTGCTGGCGGCGCTGCTACTGATCATCCGGCAGATCGCGATGTCCCGCAGCCGGGGCGTCTTCGAGTGCTCCCTGCAGCGTCGCGGACTCGTGGGCGGGGAGAAGTGGCAGCACGGCCTGATGCGCTTCGGCACGGACCGGCTGCGCTGGTTCCGCGCCTTCTCGCTGCGGCTCCGCCCCGAGGTGGTCATCCGCCGCGGGGAGATCCTCGAGGTGAACCGGCGACGGCTCGAGGCGCGCGTCGACGGCGACGCGGAGAGCTATCTGCTCGAGTTCACGCTCTCCGGGGGCCGGGAGATCCAGGCGATCGTGGACCTCGCATCCGGTGCGGCGATGAACTCCTGGCTCGAGGCCGCGCCGACCGGCATGGTGGTCGGCGACGCCGACTGA
- a CDS encoding N-acetylglucosamine-6-phosphate deacetylase → MSTAAPRPVPLAADLALRGTAVLEGGLAPEALVLVAGEEILWAGPAAHAPVHSAARTLEHDGLILPGLVDLHCHGGGGASFPDAEDAEEMLTAVREHRRHGTTSLVASLVTADADTLRRRVGQLALLHERGEIAAIHLEGPFVSVARRGAQNREHIVGGDPELVAELAGLAGGALATMTVAPEADRADEVLEALAAGGAVPSLGHTDGSSADMTRAVGRAAEALRRHQGRSPLPTATHLFNGMRPIHHRDPGPALAALDAAARGALVVEVIADGVHLDARTVAHVFAIAAEDGVALVTDAMAAAGMADGQYRLGALDVTVEAGVATLTEGGAIAGGTAHLLDVVRFAVTEAGVDLVRAVRAASAVPAAVLGMQDRIGAIATGRRADAVLVDRGLRPVTVLRGGREVG, encoded by the coding sequence ATGAGCACCGCCGCCCCGCGCCCCGTCCCCCTCGCCGCCGACCTCGCCCTGCGCGGCACCGCGGTGCTCGAGGGCGGGCTCGCCCCCGAGGCGCTCGTGCTCGTCGCGGGCGAGGAGATCCTGTGGGCCGGACCCGCCGCCCACGCCCCGGTGCACTCCGCCGCGCGCACCCTCGAGCACGACGGGCTGATCCTGCCCGGCCTCGTGGACCTGCACTGCCACGGCGGCGGCGGCGCCTCCTTCCCCGACGCGGAGGACGCGGAGGAGATGCTGACCGCCGTCCGCGAGCACCGCCGCCACGGCACGACCTCACTCGTCGCCTCGCTCGTCACGGCCGACGCGGACACCCTGCGCCGGCGCGTGGGACAGCTCGCGCTCCTGCACGAGCGGGGGGAGATCGCGGCGATCCACCTCGAGGGCCCGTTCGTCTCCGTCGCCCGCCGCGGCGCACAGAACCGGGAGCACATCGTGGGCGGGGACCCGGAGCTCGTGGCCGAGCTGGCCGGGCTCGCCGGCGGCGCGCTCGCCACCATGACCGTCGCTCCCGAGGCCGACCGGGCCGACGAGGTGCTCGAGGCCCTCGCCGCCGGCGGCGCCGTCCCCTCGCTCGGCCACACCGACGGCTCGAGCGCCGACATGACCCGCGCCGTCGGCCGCGCCGCGGAGGCGCTGCGGCGGCATCAGGGCCGCTCCCCCCTGCCCACCGCCACCCATCTGTTCAACGGGATGCGCCCGATCCACCACCGCGACCCGGGGCCCGCGCTCGCGGCGCTCGACGCCGCGGCGCGCGGCGCGCTGGTCGTGGAGGTCATCGCCGACGGCGTGCACCTGGATGCCCGGACCGTCGCGCACGTCTTCGCGATCGCGGCCGAGGACGGGGTGGCGCTCGTGACCGACGCGATGGCGGCGGCCGGGATGGCCGACGGGCAGTACCGGCTCGGCGCCCTGGACGTCACGGTCGAGGCGGGGGTCGCGACCCTCACCGAGGGAGGGGCGATCGCGGGCGGCACCGCGCACCTGCTGGACGTGGTGCGCTTCGCGGTGACCGAGGCCGGGGTGGATCTGGTGCGGGCCGTCCGGGCCGCGTCCGCGGTGCCGGCTGCGGTGCTCGGGATGCAGGACCGGATCGGGGCGATCGCCACCGGCCGACGGGCCGATGCGGTGCTGGTGGACCGTGGGCTTCGGCCCGTGACGGTGCTGCGTGGGGGCCGCGAGGTCGGCTGA
- the nucS gene encoding endonuclease NucS, producing the protein MRLVVARCSVDYTGRLTAHLPEAPRLLIVKSDGSVLVHSDGGSYKPLNWMSPPCTLAVSRRDDDEVAADPESDWIEQWDVVHEKSGDRLRVRLHEVFEDSSHELGVDPGLQKDGVEAHLQALLAENIETLGDGWSLVRREYFTAIGPVDILARDENGGTVAIEIKRRGEIDGVEQLTRYLELLNRDPLLAPVRGIFAAQAIKPQAKVLAGDRGIDCVTLDYDALRGIDDAESRLF; encoded by the coding sequence GTGCGTCTCGTCGTTGCCCGCTGTTCCGTCGACTACACCGGTCGACTCACCGCCCACCTCCCCGAGGCCCCGCGCCTGCTGATCGTCAAGTCCGACGGCAGTGTGCTGGTGCACTCCGACGGAGGCAGCTACAAGCCCCTGAACTGGATGAGCCCGCCCTGCACCCTGGCGGTCTCGCGCCGCGACGACGACGAGGTCGCCGCCGATCCCGAGAGCGACTGGATCGAGCAGTGGGACGTGGTGCACGAGAAGTCCGGCGACCGCCTGCGGGTGCGCCTGCACGAGGTCTTCGAGGACTCCTCTCACGAGCTCGGCGTGGATCCCGGCCTCCAGAAGGACGGCGTCGAGGCGCATCTGCAGGCGCTGCTGGCCGAGAACATCGAGACCCTCGGCGACGGCTGGTCGCTGGTGCGCCGGGAGTACTTCACCGCCATCGGCCCGGTGGACATCCTCGCCCGCGACGAGAACGGCGGCACCGTCGCGATCGAGATCAAGCGCCGCGGGGAGATCGACGGCGTCGAGCAGCTCACCCGCTACCTCGAGCTGCTCAACCGCGACCCGCTGCTCGCGCCGGTGCGCGGTATCTTCGCCGCCCAGGCGATCAAGCCGCAGGCCAAGGTCCTCGCCGGGGACCGCGGCATCGACTGCGTGACGCTGGACTACGACGCCCTGCGCGGCATCGACGACGCGGAGTCGCGCCTGTTCTGA